In Thermodesulfobacteriota bacterium, the DNA window GGGCCTGGGTAGAGCGCGCCGCGCTCCATGCCGCCCTGGACGGCCTCGTCCTGGACGCGGAAGCGGCGTACCTGGACGGCCTGGGTCCGGAGGCGGGGCCGACGGCCCGGGCGGCCCGGGGCCTGGTAGCCCTGCGGCTCGGGGACCTGGAGACCGCCCGGTCGGCCTTCGGGCCCCCCACTCCTCCCGAAGCCGGGGGGGCGGCCCGGGCCCTGGGGCGGGCCGCGCTCGCGGCCCTCGACGGGGATGCAGATGGGGCAAGGCGGCTCTGGGCGCAGGTTCCTCCCCCCGCCGCCGGGGAAGAGGAGGCCCTGGCCCACGCCGGGTGTTTCTTCTGGGGGCTGCCCTGCCCGAAGGACCCCGGGGGGGCGTACGGGACCGCCGTTGTCGCCCTGGGGGCAGGGGATGCCCCGGCCGCCCTCGAGGCTCTCCGCGGGGTGGGGGACGGGGCTCCTGCGGTCTTCTTCTATCCCCTCCTTCGCCGTGCGTGCGCGATGCTCGCCGCGGGGGAGGCCGCCGGGTCGGCGAGCTCGGAGGCCGCGTACTGGAGAGCCGAGGCTTGGGACCACCAGGGGCGCTGGGGCGCCGCTGCCGAGGACTTTCGGCGGGCCGCCGAGGGCGCTGCCGGCGCGCCCGGCCCCTCCGAGCCCGCCGGGCCCGGGGAGGCAGCCGGGTGGCTGTTCTCGCCCATCCATGGCCGGGAGGAGGCCGGACGCCTGGCCCGGGTGGCCGAAGGCGCCGCCCGCTACCGCGCCGGGGAACGGGACGAGGGCCTGGCCCTGTGGCGCGGTGTGCTGGCCGACGGGGAGCCGGGCCCGCTGGTCCTGGCCCGGCTCGCGGCGGAACAGGCCGAGGCGGGAGCGGCGCAGCCCCTGGCATCTCCGGCGGCCGCGGCCGCCGAAGCCCTGACAGCCGTCGCCGCGGCCCAGGGGCAGCTCCAGGAAGCGGACGGTGCGCTCCTCCCCCCCGCCCTCTACGCGGTCCGGGTGGCGGCCGTGAGCCGCCTGGGGGCGCGGGTCGCCCGGGCCCAGGGGGATCGGCGCCGGGCGGCGGACCTCCTGGAAGGGGCCCACCTGAAGGCCTCGGGGCACCGGCCCGGTTTCGTCAATCCGCCGGGATACCTGGCGGAGCTCGCCCGGGAGTACGCGGCCGCGGGAGAGTACGCGCCGGCCGTGGCGATTCTCTTCTCCCTGGCCGGGGAGTATCCCGAGGCCCGGGCGGCCTACGAGAGCCTGAAGCGGCTCTACGCCTCCCGAACCGGAGGAGAGGCACCCCCCCGCTGACGGGCCCTGGAGGGTCGGCCCGCGGCGCGCCCCAGGGAGGAAGCGCCGGCCCGGGCCGGCGCGGTCGCCGCTGCTGCAGCAGGAAAGGAACCCGTCGATGCGCCGAGTCTTCTGGATGCTCTGCTGTGCCGCCCTGGCCGTGCCGCCTGCCCTTGCGGGCCTCCGGTACGCGGAGTCGACGGGGCCTTCGACCCTGAACCCCTTCCTGGTTCGGGACATGCCCAGCCTCCGGGCCGTGGAGCTCTTGTACGAAGGGCTCGTCTCGCCCCCCGAAGCAGGGGAGGTCAAGCCCCTGCTCGCCGAGTCCTGGGAGGTTTCTCCCGACGGGATGTCGGTCACGTTTCGCCTCAAGCGCGCAGTCCTGTGGCACGACGGCAAGCCCTTCACGTCCCGGGACGTGGTCTTCACCGTCCAGGCCGGCCTCGACCCCCGCACCCCCACGGCCCTGCGCTCCCAGTTCCAGGCGTTCACCCGGGCCGAGCCCGTGGGCGACTACTCGGTGCGGTTCCAGTTCCGCCGCAAGGTCCTCAATCCCCTGCTCCACTTCGACTTCAAGGTCCTCCCCGCCCACCTCTTTCCCCAGGGGTACGTGGACGCCGGCGCCCTGCGGGAGGCCGTGGGCACGGGGCCCTTCCGGTTCCAGGAGTGGGCGCCCTCCGGCGAAGTGCGTTTCGCGTCCAACCCCACCTACCACCGCCTGGGTGAGCCGGGCATCGCCCGGGCAGAGGTGACGGTGGTGCCCGACGACAACATCCGCAACGAGCTGGTGCGCTACGGGGCCGTGGATCTGCTCCCCCAGGTGCGCCCGCGGGACATCCCCGCCCTCGAGGAGCTGAGCGGGGTGCGCCTCTACCCCTACAGCACCCTCTCCTACAGCTTCCTGGGGCTCAACTTCCGCAACCCCGCCCTGCGCGAGCTCGAGGTGCGGCGGGCCCTGGTGGCGGGCCTGGACCGGCCGGAGATGCTCAAGGCCCACTACGGGAACCGGGGAACGGTCGTCTCGGGGCCCTTCCCCCCTGCCTCCTGGGCGTACAACTTCGACGTGAAGCCCTGGCCCCACGAGCCGTCGGCCGCGATGGCCCGCCTGGACGAGGCGGGCATCGTCGACACCGACGGCGACGGGGTGCGGGAGGTACGGGGCACCCCCCTGGTCTTCCGGCTCGTCTCCCTGGCACAGGACGAGGCGCAAAAGGCCGTGGTGCTCGACGTGCAGCAGCAGCTCAAGAACCTCGGCATGCGGGTGGATGTGCGCTTCCTGGAACCCATGGCCTGGAGAAAGACCGTCTTCGACGACCACGCCTTCGATCTCGTGCTCGCCGAGTGGACCTTCGACAACTCGGTCAACGTCTACTCCCTGTTCCACTCCACCGAGGCCGGGCCCGGGCGCAACAACCTGGGGGCCTACGCCAACGCCGAGGCCGATCGGCTGCTCGAAGGCAGCCGCACCGCGGCGAGCTCCGAAGCCCTGCGCACGGTCTACGGCGAGCTGCACCGGCTCCTCCACGAGGACGTGCCGTACGTGTTCCTCTGGAGCCTGCACCGCTACGCGGCGGTCTCGAGCCGGATCGAGAACGTGCGGCTCCACCCCTTCTACTTCTTCAGCTACGTGAGCTCCTGGAAGGAGAGGTGAGACTGCTCCCCACGCCGCGGCTGCTCGCGTGGGTCGCGCGCCACCTGGGGGGGGCGCTCCTGGTGCTCCTGGGGGCGAGCCTGCTCCTGTTTGCCGTGGCACGGGCGGCGCCGGGGGAAGGGGTGCGCCCTTCCGCCCTGGTG includes these proteins:
- a CDS encoding ABC transporter substrate-binding protein; its protein translation is MRRVFWMLCCAALAVPPALAGLRYAESTGPSTLNPFLVRDMPSLRAVELLYEGLVSPPEAGEVKPLLAESWEVSPDGMSVTFRLKRAVLWHDGKPFTSRDVVFTVQAGLDPRTPTALRSQFQAFTRAEPVGDYSVRFQFRRKVLNPLLHFDFKVLPAHLFPQGYVDAGALREAVGTGPFRFQEWAPSGEVRFASNPTYHRLGEPGIARAEVTVVPDDNIRNELVRYGAVDLLPQVRPRDIPALEELSGVRLYPYSTLSYSFLGLNFRNPALRELEVRRALVAGLDRPEMLKAHYGNRGTVVSGPFPPASWAYNFDVKPWPHEPSAAMARLDEAGIVDTDGDGVREVRGTPLVFRLVSLAQDEAQKAVVLDVQQQLKNLGMRVDVRFLEPMAWRKTVFDDHAFDLVLAEWTFDNSVNVYSLFHSTEAGPGRNNLGAYANAEADRLLEGSRTAASSEALRTVYGELHRLLHEDVPYVFLWSLHRYAAVSSRIENVRLHPFYFFSYVSSWKER